The proteins below come from a single Gimesia alba genomic window:
- a CDS encoding serine/threonine protein kinase, with amino-acid sequence MNTHEHESAPDRLGEYLIGKKIGAGGMGSVYLATNVHTDQVVAIKILPSSLAREAGFVERFHREIEALKKMHNPYVIEFYDSGVENDIYYYVMEYVDGETLTKRLRRDKRIDWKTVIEISIQICSALKAAHDAGIIHRDLKPSNLMLKDDGTVKLADFGVAQLFATEKLTVTGGIIGTAEYMSPEQAEGKRVSRQSDLYSLGAVMYVMLTGKPPFSGKTMLAIIQKQKYGQFDRPGRYVDDLPVWLEEIVCQLLEKDPQKRFPDAYVLSRRLQEVLNKYEMSTSEDTYALSGTSDVSVTPTVVQSASDQEAGSGTLMQGLMRAQLEADSTGSKLSQLFDNTFFLLGILALLVLGGYFWFQERELTKYEMFEKAQQILKQPENPEWYTARDKYLLPLLESPPTELEEKIKKSLNQINTYELRSKAGMTARRRLRSGQENEPRRFIMLAQHYLEAGNLVQAEIILSALVDALQGDTERKEMRDVAELMLNALREDATRTAQRYVMLTQSMSNADTLFKEKKYKEAADVWKALIVLYGQDPNEVAQKQIDKAKRNLANLPELNQAEDAPTETQKAEPENE; translated from the coding sequence TTGAACACACACGAACACGAATCGGCCCCGGACAGGCTCGGCGAATATCTGATCGGAAAAAAAATTGGCGCCGGTGGTATGGGATCAGTCTACCTCGCCACCAATGTCCATACCGATCAAGTGGTTGCCATCAAAATTCTGCCTAGTTCGCTTGCACGGGAAGCCGGTTTTGTCGAACGCTTTCATCGTGAAATCGAAGCCCTGAAAAAAATGCACAATCCCTATGTGATTGAATTTTATGACAGCGGCGTCGAAAACGACATCTACTATTACGTCATGGAATACGTGGATGGGGAAACGCTCACCAAACGACTTCGCCGCGATAAACGGATCGACTGGAAAACCGTGATCGAGATTTCCATTCAGATCTGCTCGGCACTCAAAGCAGCACACGACGCCGGCATTATTCATCGTGACTTGAAACCGTCCAATCTGATGCTCAAAGACGACGGCACGGTCAAACTGGCTGACTTTGGAGTCGCCCAGTTGTTCGCGACCGAAAAACTCACGGTGACTGGCGGAATTATCGGGACTGCCGAGTATATGTCTCCCGAACAGGCGGAAGGAAAGCGCGTCAGCCGACAGAGCGACCTGTATTCTCTGGGAGCCGTGATGTACGTCATGCTCACCGGCAAGCCTCCCTTCAGCGGCAAAACGATGCTGGCGATCATCCAGAAACAAAAATACGGTCAGTTCGATCGCCCCGGCAGATATGTCGACGACCTCCCGGTCTGGCTGGAAGAAATCGTCTGCCAGTTACTGGAAAAAGATCCTCAAAAACGCTTTCCCGATGCCTATGTACTCTCCCGCCGCCTGCAGGAAGTCTTGAACAAATACGAGATGTCAACTTCGGAGGACACCTACGCCCTCTCAGGAACAAGCGATGTTTCCGTGACTCCCACCGTTGTGCAATCCGCGTCCGACCAGGAAGCCGGTTCCGGTACTCTGATGCAGGGCTTAATGCGGGCACAACTCGAAGCAGACAGCACCGGCTCCAAACTGAGCCAGCTCTTTGACAACACGTTTTTTCTGCTGGGAATACTGGCGCTTCTGGTACTGGGTGGATACTTCTGGTTCCAGGAACGAGAGTTAACAAAGTATGAAATGTTCGAAAAGGCCCAACAGATTCTCAAACAGCCTGAAAATCCCGAATGGTATACTGCCCGCGATAAATACCTGCTGCCTCTCTTAGAATCACCGCCCACGGAGTTGGAAGAGAAGATAAAAAAGTCTTTAAATCAAATAAATACCTATGAACTGCGCTCCAAAGCAGGCATGACCGCCAGGCGCAGATTACGCAGCGGACAGGAAAATGAACCCCGACGATTCATTATGCTGGCACAACATTATCTGGAAGCAGGTAATTTGGTACAGGCGGAAATTATTCTGTCTGCTTTGGTCGATGCACTGCAGGGAGACACTGAGCGAAAGGAGATGCGCGATGTTGCCGAACTCATGCTCAACGCTTTAAGAGAGGACGCAACAAGAACAGCGCAGCGTTATGTGATGCTGACTCAGTCCATGTCGAATGCGGATACCTTGTTCAAGGAAAAGAAATACAAAGAAGCAGCCGACGTCTGGAAAGCGCTTATTGTATTATATGGTCAAGATCCCAATGAAGTGGCTCAAAAGCAGATCGACAAAGCGAAACGAAACCTTGCGAACCTGCCCGAACTGAATCAGGCAGAAGACGCTCCTACCGAAACTCAGAAAGCTGAACCAGAGAATGAATGA
- a CDS encoding Ig-like domain-containing protein, giving the protein MLKKSSFRFGILSLFLFVLTTAPSYAQEWAQKMFDKDKIDFGVIARGSDAQYRLKIKNIYPNQVHISNVRTTCGCSAAEPSKSILEPGEEGYIQVKMDTARFQRRKDSNVIVTIDAPQYAEIRVPITAYIRTDVVFTPGAANFGSVEVGKGAETTVALAYAGRDDWAITGIETKDPSLTVKAIETGRGGGRVNYNIVLNLSPKTPLGPIREQIMLKTNDVNFTTVPLLVEAKVESDITITPEVVSLGMMIPGQEKTVNVVLRGKKPFEINKIECESDDEAFKIRMPKTTQPIHVLPLTIMPPNKPGDYSEEFTVTIAGRGEPITFKAFGKISDTKTN; this is encoded by the coding sequence ATGTTAAAAAAGAGTAGTTTCCGATTTGGTATTCTGAGCCTGTTTTTGTTTGTGTTGACCACCGCTCCTTCCTACGCTCAGGAATGGGCCCAGAAGATGTTCGACAAAGACAAAATTGACTTTGGTGTCATTGCCCGTGGTTCTGACGCTCAATACCGTCTGAAAATTAAAAATATCTACCCTAACCAGGTTCATATTTCAAACGTCCGTACCACCTGCGGTTGCTCTGCTGCAGAACCGTCCAAAAGTATTCTGGAACCTGGCGAAGAAGGTTACATCCAGGTCAAAATGGATACCGCTCGGTTTCAGCGACGTAAAGATTCCAACGTCATCGTAACCATCGATGCACCGCAGTATGCCGAAATCCGAGTTCCTATTACTGCTTATATCCGTACCGATGTTGTCTTCACACCCGGTGCTGCCAACTTCGGTTCTGTCGAAGTCGGCAAAGGCGCTGAAACCACTGTCGCACTGGCCTATGCGGGCCGTGATGACTGGGCCATAACCGGCATCGAAACCAAAGACCCTTCTTTGACAGTGAAAGCCATCGAAACCGGTCGTGGCGGCGGACGCGTGAATTATAATATCGTACTGAATCTGTCTCCCAAAACGCCCCTGGGTCCCATTCGTGAGCAGATCATGTTGAAAACAAACGATGTCAACTTCACAACCGTGCCTCTACTGGTTGAAGCAAAGGTCGAGTCGGATATCACGATTACTCCCGAAGTCGTTTCACTGGGAATGATGATCCCCGGACAGGAAAAAACGGTCAATGTGGTTCTGCGTGGTAAAAAGCCATTCGAAATCAACAAAATCGAGTGTGAGTCTGATGATGAAGCATTCAAAATTCGGATGCCTAAAACAACTCAGCCGATTCACGTTTTGCCGCTGACCATCATGCCTCCCAACAAACCCGGTGATTATTCAGAAGAATTCACTGTGACCATTGCCGGACGTGGTGAGCCAATCACATTCAAAGCCTTCGGTAAAATTTCTGATACGAAAACGAACTAG
- a CDS encoding sirohydrochlorin chelatase, producing MTDARTKAVLLIAHGSRRDAANQDLVKLAEMLRERNLFPIIEIAYLELAEPTIPDGAARCVAAGADEVLMLPYFLSAGVHVQNDLEQYRSEFCTTYPETRFRLCAHLGLHPLMLEIVLDRLNELED from the coding sequence ATGACTGATGCAAGAACGAAGGCAGTTCTCCTGATTGCGCATGGCAGTCGGCGCGATGCGGCCAACCAGGATCTTGTGAAACTCGCAGAGATGCTGCGGGAGCGAAACCTGTTTCCCATCATCGAAATTGCGTATCTGGAGTTGGCAGAACCGACGATTCCCGACGGAGCGGCGCGTTGTGTTGCTGCGGGAGCAGACGAGGTGTTGATGTTGCCATATTTTCTGTCGGCGGGAGTGCACGTGCAAAACGATCTGGAGCAGTATCGGAGTGAATTCTGTACCACCTATCCCGAAACCCGATTCCGGTTGTGTGCTCATCTGGGATTACATCCACTGATGCTGGAAATCGTGCTGGATCGGTTGAATGAACTTGAAGATTAA
- a CDS encoding ABC transporter permease subunit/CPBP intramembrane protease, giving the protein MIQWKNIKLILLRELRDQMRDRRTLFMVAILPLLLYPAMGIGMVQMTVLFSEQPRNVVVLGAKDLPKHPQLLEGDRFVSNWFTMPADAEKLRVITDSDAEGDSAEDENREKLLKQARALEVVLKKHQELLSQWDEIEDQEDLQQENQLAREITETNARLSKLFAESQIQVLILIPKGLSKEIEQVSAKLARHEPIDFDPADSLRPLILENSADEKSMIAYRRVEEVMRAWEKAILRDRLSRANLPESLPTPINPDAIDLAQDDQLAANLWSKLFPALLIIMAATGAFYPAIDLGAGEKERGTMETLLISPAKRTEIVLGKFLTVMIFSVSTALLNLASMGFTGRHMVNVAGAGALSKIGDLSFPSFSALFWIVLLLIPLSALFSALCLALATFARSSKEGQYYLTPLLMVTLGLTVFCLSPAVEINAFYSLMPVVGVALLLKGMLLSSVNAGILYVYAIPVLVTSVGYSLLALWWAIDQFQREDVLFREAERFEVGLWLKHLMRTKDALPSFAEAGFCFVLIMLLQFGVMNTMGDAIRMATDAERPLRMMQLLMIQQLAIIATPALMMGIMLTTSMRKTFRLYFPSLGFLAVGFILPFALHPLSLELAVSLDWFFPSLPEGTVAVLKSMSDPNQPIWLILLAFAFAPAVCEELAFRGFILSGFGRRGRAWLAIILSSVTFGAMHMIPQQVFNATLLGLALGMIAVYSRSLLPGVIFHFIYNSLSVLRERIPESWVPENGLQHFVTMGPEGLRYSWPLLLICAIVGVALLRWTVLQSKTQSDQDSLPSESLSSSSFDRRLTDTK; this is encoded by the coding sequence ATGATACAGTGGAAGAATATCAAACTTATTTTACTGCGTGAACTGCGTGATCAGATGCGCGATCGGCGTACGCTGTTCATGGTGGCGATTCTTCCGCTGCTGCTGTACCCGGCCATGGGTATCGGCATGGTGCAGATGACGGTGCTGTTTTCCGAACAGCCACGCAATGTGGTCGTGCTGGGCGCCAAGGATTTGCCGAAGCATCCACAGTTACTGGAAGGAGACCGATTTGTTTCCAACTGGTTCACGATGCCGGCCGACGCAGAGAAGTTGCGCGTCATTACAGATAGCGATGCGGAAGGTGACTCGGCGGAGGATGAGAACCGAGAGAAACTGCTGAAGCAGGCGCGGGCACTGGAAGTGGTTCTGAAGAAACATCAGGAACTGCTGAGTCAGTGGGATGAGATTGAAGATCAGGAAGATCTGCAGCAGGAAAACCAGTTAGCGCGGGAAATCACAGAGACGAATGCGCGGCTGAGTAAGCTGTTTGCAGAGAGCCAGATTCAGGTGCTGATCCTGATTCCCAAGGGACTGTCTAAAGAAATTGAGCAGGTCAGTGCGAAACTGGCGCGGCATGAACCGATTGACTTTGACCCGGCAGATTCGTTGCGGCCTCTGATTCTGGAAAACAGTGCCGACGAAAAATCGATGATTGCCTATCGCCGCGTGGAAGAAGTGATGCGGGCCTGGGAGAAAGCAATTCTGCGCGATCGATTGAGCCGGGCGAATCTTCCGGAATCGTTGCCGACGCCCATCAATCCGGATGCCATCGATTTAGCCCAGGATGACCAACTGGCGGCCAATCTCTGGAGTAAGCTCTTTCCGGCGCTGTTGATTATTATGGCAGCCACTGGCGCTTTTTATCCGGCGATCGACCTGGGAGCCGGCGAAAAAGAGCGGGGCACGATGGAGACCTTACTGATCTCACCCGCGAAACGAACTGAAATTGTGTTAGGCAAATTTTTGACGGTCATGATTTTCAGCGTTTCGACGGCGCTGTTGAATCTGGCCAGCATGGGCTTTACCGGGCGGCATATGGTCAATGTGGCGGGAGCGGGGGCGCTTTCCAAGATTGGCGATCTCTCCTTCCCGTCCTTTTCCGCGTTGTTCTGGATTGTGTTGCTGTTGATTCCGCTGTCGGCATTATTTAGTGCCCTCTGTCTGGCGCTGGCGACTTTTGCCCGTAGTAGTAAAGAGGGACAGTATTACCTTACGCCGTTATTGATGGTGACACTGGGGTTAACCGTGTTCTGTCTTTCTCCGGCTGTGGAGATCAATGCGTTTTACAGTTTGATGCCCGTGGTGGGTGTGGCGCTGTTATTGAAGGGGATGCTGCTTTCATCCGTGAATGCGGGAATTCTTTATGTGTATGCGATTCCAGTTCTGGTGACGAGCGTGGGCTACAGTTTGTTGGCGCTGTGGTGGGCCATCGATCAATTTCAGCGTGAAGATGTGCTGTTCCGTGAAGCGGAACGGTTTGAAGTGGGGTTGTGGCTCAAACATCTGATGCGGACCAAGGATGCGCTACCCAGCTTTGCGGAAGCCGGTTTCTGTTTTGTGCTCATCATGTTATTACAGTTTGGCGTGATGAATACGATGGGCGATGCGATTCGGATGGCGACTGATGCCGAGCGTCCGTTACGGATGATGCAGTTATTGATGATTCAACAACTGGCGATCATTGCGACCCCTGCATTAATGATGGGGATCATGCTGACGACCAGTATGCGAAAAACATTCCGGCTCTATTTTCCGAGTCTCGGGTTTTTGGCCGTCGGTTTCATTCTGCCGTTCGCGTTACATCCACTGTCACTTGAACTGGCGGTGAGTCTGGACTGGTTTTTCCCGTCTCTGCCTGAAGGAACCGTGGCGGTTCTGAAAAGTATGTCCGATCCGAACCAGCCGATCTGGTTGATCTTACTGGCATTTGCATTCGCGCCAGCGGTTTGCGAAGAATTAGCGTTTCGCGGTTTTATCTTGAGTGGGTTTGGTCGTCGGGGCCGGGCGTGGCTGGCGATTATTCTGTCGAGTGTGACCTTTGGTGCAATGCATATGATTCCTCAGCAGGTGTTTAACGCCACATTGCTGGGGCTGGCGCTGGGAATGATTGCCGTTTATAGTCGCAGCCTGTTGCCGGGAGTGATCTTTCACTTTATCTATAACTCCCTGTCCGTGTTGCGCGAACGCATTCCTGAGAGTTGGGTACCCGAGAATGGCTTACAGCATTTTGTCACGATGGGACCGGAAGGTTTGCGGTATTCGTGGCCTTTATTGCTGATTTGTGCCATCGTGGGAGTCGCCTTGTTACGTTGGACGGTGTTGCAGTCGAAAACACAAAGCGACCAGGATTCACTACCTTCTGAATCCCTGAGTTCTTCCTCATTCGACCGCCGCCTGACAGATACCAAATAA
- a CDS encoding ATP-binding cassette domain-containing protein has translation MIHVEQLSKSFDDLRRGSIVALDSVSFDVEAGEIFGLLGPNGAGKTTCLRMLSTVLQPTGGVATVAGYDVMTQPQDVRTHIGFMSCNTGIYDRMTAWEMVEYFGRLYDIEETELQERLDRIFTTLQMNDIRDMLGSKMSTGMKQKVSIARTIIHDPPVLIFDEPTSGLDVLVARAVLKTIEALREEGKCIIFSTHIMREVEKLCDRVAVIYKGKILAIGSIPELEEQYHESDMEELFFSLIQEHEDQLAMKAQ, from the coding sequence ATGATTCACGTCGAGCAACTTAGCAAGAGTTTCGATGATTTGCGTCGTGGCAGTATTGTTGCGCTCGATTCCGTGAGTTTTGATGTTGAAGCCGGCGAGATATTTGGGTTACTGGGACCCAATGGTGCCGGAAAAACGACGTGCCTTCGCATGTTGAGCACTGTCTTACAGCCGACCGGTGGCGTGGCGACGGTCGCCGGATACGATGTGATGACCCAGCCACAGGATGTGCGAACCCATATCGGCTTCATGTCCTGTAATACCGGCATCTATGATCGAATGACCGCCTGGGAAATGGTGGAGTATTTCGGTCGTCTGTATGACATTGAAGAAACCGAACTGCAGGAGCGGCTGGATCGTATCTTTACGACGCTGCAGATGAATGACATTCGAGACATGCTCGGTTCAAAGATGTCGACCGGGATGAAACAGAAAGTTTCGATTGCCCGAACTATCATTCATGATCCGCCGGTTCTGATATTTGATGAACCGACGTCCGGGCTGGATGTTCTGGTCGCGCGTGCGGTTTTAAAAACCATTGAAGCGCTGCGTGAGGAAGGGAAGTGCATTATCTTTTCCACTCACATTATGCGGGAAGTCGAAAAGTTATGCGACCGCGTGGCAGTCATCTATAAAGGAAAAATTCTGGCGATCGGCAGTATCCCGGAACTGGAAGAACAATATCACGAGTCCGATATGGAAGAATTGTTTTTCAGTTTAATCCAAGAGCATGAAGACCAGCTGGCGATGAAGGCCCAATAA
- a CDS encoding amidohydrolase family protein — protein sequence MERQILKAGWVFPVDGPPLEGAVVEVEGSRISAVYAGDHPRAIDLGNTALIPGLVNAHTHLEFSHLTQPLGPTTPFTDWIRSIMKSRFESTVPVEQSIQQGMTESLAAGTTCLGEIATSVESVHQLEQTAPAPRAVVFRECLGFSAERIAGQEQMAAEYLEQQTSGDAYDRLRLGLSPHAPYSVHPDLYLNLIQQARDQGAPAAVHLAETQAELDLLEHQEGPFVDLLTELGLWDPGILKQGMRLYDYLVPLAELTSALAVHGNYFGAEELEFLKQAPQITVVYCPRTHHYFGHPPHPWLTLIGQGINVALGTDSRASNPDLSLWTELLFLRSSFPGVSTDLILECGTLAGARALELSEEIGSVTVGKRADLALIQLPDHAEGLSGSDLLLNSQSHVSRVMLNGCWIN from the coding sequence TTGGAACGTCAGATCTTAAAAGCAGGCTGGGTTTTTCCCGTCGATGGACCACCGCTGGAAGGCGCTGTCGTTGAAGTCGAAGGTTCCCGGATCTCTGCCGTGTATGCCGGCGATCACCCTCGGGCGATTGACCTGGGCAATACCGCTTTGATTCCCGGTCTGGTAAATGCGCATACGCACCTCGAATTCAGTCATCTTACACAACCGCTGGGGCCAACAACTCCGTTCACCGACTGGATTCGGTCGATCATGAAGTCGCGGTTTGAGTCGACTGTGCCTGTGGAACAGAGCATTCAACAGGGAATGACAGAAAGTTTAGCGGCGGGCACAACCTGTCTGGGAGAGATTGCAACGAGTGTCGAAAGTGTCCATCAACTGGAGCAGACTGCGCCGGCGCCACGTGCGGTGGTATTTCGAGAGTGCCTTGGGTTCTCGGCTGAGCGAATTGCCGGTCAGGAACAAATGGCGGCTGAATATTTAGAACAGCAGACATCCGGGGACGCGTATGACCGTTTGCGACTCGGGCTGAGTCCGCATGCGCCTTACAGTGTGCATCCCGATTTATATCTGAATCTGATTCAGCAGGCCCGCGACCAGGGAGCGCCGGCGGCCGTCCATCTGGCTGAGACACAGGCGGAATTGGATCTGCTGGAACATCAAGAAGGGCCGTTTGTTGATTTATTGACCGAGCTGGGGCTTTGGGATCCAGGCATCCTGAAACAGGGAATGCGGCTGTATGATTATCTGGTACCGCTGGCTGAGCTCACATCGGCTCTGGCCGTGCATGGAAATTATTTCGGAGCCGAGGAACTGGAGTTTTTGAAGCAGGCTCCGCAGATTACGGTCGTCTATTGTCCGCGGACACACCATTATTTCGGGCATCCCCCTCATCCGTGGCTGACTCTGATCGGGCAGGGCATCAATGTGGCGCTGGGGACGGACAGCCGGGCGTCCAATCCGGACTTGAGTCTCTGGACTGAGTTACTCTTTCTACGTTCGTCATTTCCGGGTGTTTCTACCGATCTGATTCTGGAATGCGGCACCTTAGCGGGAGCACGTGCCTTGGAACTGTCAGAAGAGATCGGTTCGGTGACGGTGGGAAAACGGGCTGATTTGGCTCTGATTCAGTTGCCAGACCATGCTGAGGGGCTTTCCGGCAGTGATCTTTTGTTAAATTCCCAGTCACATGTTTCTCGTGTGATGCTGAATGGGTGCTGGATCAATTGA
- a CDS encoding adenine phosphoribosyltransferase, producing MNDSINLKNYIREIPDFPKPGILFRDITPLLAEPAVFQEVIDRLTDYYRDKQITAVLAAEARGFIFAAPLALALGARFIPVRKPGKLPFETKAFHYELEYGTDSLEMHTDSIHSDDRVLIVDDLLATGGTISACIELAKHSHAEVVSCAFLIELSFLKGREKMNGCDVFSLIEYDSE from the coding sequence ATGAATGATTCGATTAATCTGAAAAATTATATTCGTGAAATCCCCGACTTCCCCAAACCGGGAATTCTCTTCCGCGACATCACTCCTCTGCTTGCCGAACCGGCAGTCTTTCAAGAAGTCATCGATCGCCTGACAGACTATTACCGTGATAAACAAATCACGGCAGTCCTGGCAGCCGAAGCCCGTGGCTTCATCTTTGCAGCCCCGTTGGCGCTCGCGTTGGGCGCTCGGTTCATTCCAGTCCGCAAACCGGGGAAACTGCCGTTCGAAACGAAGGCCTTCCATTACGAACTGGAATACGGCACCGATTCGCTGGAAATGCACACTGATTCCATTCATTCCGATGATCGCGTGCTGATCGTGGATGACCTGCTGGCTACCGGCGGTACCATCTCCGCCTGTATCGAGCTGGCGAAACATTCGCATGCTGAAGTGGTCAGTTGCGCGTTTCTAATTGAACTCTCGTTCCTGAAAGGGCGCGAGAAAATGAATGGTTGTGACGTCTTTTCACTGATCGAATACGACTCAGAATAA
- a CDS encoding class I SAM-dependent methyltransferase has product MSHLPINRSAWNRLAEVRSQFTKVATDDECRAPLQTLDSRGWLPASVEGKQVLCLASGGGWQSILYASAGAQVTVVDLSNKMLQLDEQEARRRGLRVRIVETSMDDLSELRDAQFDIVHQPVSTCYVPDVEAVYREVARVLRPGGLYISQHKTPTSLQITSRDQQNQYVIGLEYYQQGALPKADDRSYREEGATEYLHRWDQLVGGLCRQGFVIEDLREPMRADPSAPVGHFRHRGRFVAPYVRIKARRIDNSTNTESPSAIWVP; this is encoded by the coding sequence ATGTCACACCTGCCCATCAACCGTAGTGCCTGGAATCGGTTGGCAGAGGTTCGCAGCCAGTTTACCAAGGTCGCGACTGATGACGAGTGCCGTGCTCCTTTACAGACATTGGATTCCCGCGGCTGGTTACCCGCTTCCGTAGAAGGGAAGCAGGTACTGTGCCTGGCATCGGGGGGCGGCTGGCAATCGATTCTGTATGCGTCTGCCGGAGCGCAGGTCACTGTGGTTGACTTGAGTAATAAGATGCTGCAGTTGGACGAACAGGAAGCACGCCGACGTGGTTTGCGTGTGCGGATTGTGGAAACTTCGATGGATGATCTGTCTGAGTTGCGTGATGCGCAGTTTGACATCGTGCATCAGCCGGTGAGTACCTGTTACGTGCCGGATGTGGAGGCCGTTTATCGTGAAGTGGCGCGGGTCCTCAGGCCGGGGGGGCTCTATATCAGCCAGCATAAGACGCCGACCAGTTTGCAGATTACCAGCCGCGATCAGCAGAATCAGTACGTGATCGGTCTGGAATATTATCAGCAGGGGGCGTTACCGAAAGCGGACGATCGATCGTACCGGGAAGAAGGGGCGACGGAATACCTGCATCGCTGGGATCAACTGGTGGGCGGTTTGTGCCGCCAGGGATTTGTAATTGAAGATTTACGTGAGCCGATGCGTGCAGACCCCAGTGCGCCAGTCGGACACTTTCGGCACCGGGGTCGGTTTGTTGCGCCCTATGTACGCATCAAAGCGCGGCGCATCGACAATAGCACGAATACTGAAAGCCCGTCTGCAATCTGGGTTCCTTAA